One window of Nakaseomyces glabratus chromosome A, complete sequence genomic DNA carries:
- a CDS encoding uncharacterized protein (CAGL0A00165g~Protein of unknown function): protein MYELNNEEVLRKRKERFSKFGKEAIINDPLRDVALLSRSGESNTIIDLKINHDKRSEMVSMLKLLFYDEKQLTTVEHGLRKLREVFMSIRQDHRDEDESFWKQASEVYKLSYDFLLRHGQYNKLGGLVLNAIHEWFPLQYRKPYAKIYALYLSHIEKDVPKCVDFLQYSSVSQSESLDIINMANIYVLKSESPRIWFHYCKNLKDDELNFLELSSVMQVMINRTDNLLQLCYNQLSVKVAQQLWFGDHFTSNLETRIKDKYDMRAGTDIILFKKRQIKG, encoded by the coding sequence ATGTATGAATTGAATAATGAAGAAGTCTTAAGAAAGAGGAAAGAAAGGTTCTCAAAATTTGGCAAGGAGGCCATTATTAATGATCCTTTGAGAGATGTAGCTCTACTTAGCCGGTCCGGCGAATCGAATACAATAATAGACTTAAAAATTAATCATGATAAAAGAAGTGAGATGGTTAGCATGTTGAAGCTGTTATTTTATGATGAGAAGCAATTAACTACCGTTGAACATGGACTAAGAAAGCTTAGAGAAGTATTTATGAGTATACGACAGGATCATAGAGACGAAGATGAAAGTTTTTGGAAACAGGCAAGTGAAGTCTATAAGCTCTCATATGATTTCCTGTTAAGGCATGGCCAATATAATAAGCTAGGTGGACTAGTGTTGAATGCCATTCATGAGTGGTTTCCCTTGCAATACAGAAAACCAtatgcaaaaatatatgCACTCTACTTGAGTCATATCGAGAAGGATGTGCCCAAATGTGTAGACTTTTTGCAGTATTCCTCTGTATCTCAATCTGAGTCTTTAGATATCATCAATATGGCTAATATATATGTTCTGAAGTCCGAATCGCCGCGTATATGGTTTCACTATTGTAAAAACCTCAAAGATGACGAGTTGAATTTTTTGGAACTTTCATCAGTGATGCAAGTAATGATTAATAGAACTGACAATTTATTACAACTATGCTATAATCAACTATCTGTTAAGGTTGCGCAGCAGTTATGGTTTGGAGATCACTTTACTTCCAACTTGGAAACAAGAATAAAGGATAAATACGATATGAGAGCAGGAActgatataatattattcaaaaaaagaCAAATTAAAGGTTGA
- the PIB2 gene encoding Pib2p (CAGL0A00187g~Ortholog(s) have mitochondrion localization), whose translation MSVLEREHGNGSSGSTENPAPTGEKPDGDGPSDGHGSGRGKQQGFTSNGINKDQTRSEGKSVAFEVGDERETSQDTILGDGGMTQNGDTSGEFTDRDDTSQNRMNGSLQSEGLVFEKRKVIPQRRTQSQQSMLSSISLRSMIQEQQHVNNQQQQQQQSMHRNSMGSNNTNNDQNLISHSLLNMSQQIRSPAMFSIKRTGSLMHSASRTASNFGKQETIYDSNSLDSNEIGKKLPFTNDERIQIGSKKESPTVPRIRNEIVDNATPTALRELPEVISDLKPEDEDEISQKDLTTQALRKLSNFKGSNLNEAFSEHTTSTGTPTTNVSENEKGKIMRESSNFLVADKSSPSPMKASSEAPKKTVKLNDQSSTDTDLSRTSSSNILNFTTNSHSMMNMKFGDRNITVENNPEMTTNTHAQNFIADAKQPQVRTITKMHSLDMLQKPVRYRSNSNNPTLQKQGVNRRHAKQINDPKKPLYMPVVLRNVVETNITNDDLQEISPRLSGRTTPAANKKSPGYRTDINYAGSQKSGTSNTSSVVETYKRYISSFLFPNRQQQVTDDAISSILHKRNITPSTIGSYSSSIVSATSRSPQLPTRTHWIPDSKRSACHQCHKLFTFFDRKHHCRHCGDIYCQKHLRHWLYLDSDAKFVVGGGGVGTLSKVCDACHIEYEDLARTSLTPSVVVPNKKYGPFSNGIVTKSNLNVEMSLDSALSSGEHSKAKPIEVAGSESEDKQNKKDEPTVNSVVGSIPADWNWSSF comes from the coding sequence ATGAGTGTGCTAGAGCGGGAGCACGGAAACGGTAGCTCTGGTTCTACCGAGAACCCGGCACCAACGGGAGAAAAGCCCGATGGCGATGGGCCAAGTGATGGCCACGGTAGTGGCCGAGGTAAACAACAAGGATTTACCAGCAATGGTATTAATAAAGATCAAACTAGATCGGAAGGGAAATCTGTTGCATTTGAAGTCGGTGATGAGAGAGAGACTAGTCAGGACACGATTTTGGGAGATGGCGGGATGACTCAGAACGGGGACACGTCAGGGGAGTTCACAGACAGGGATGACACTAGCCAAAATAGGATGAATGGCTCACTACAAAGTGAAGGACTAGTCTTTGAAAAGCGCAAAGTCATTCCACAACGGAGAACCCAGTCTCAGCAGAGTATGCTGTCCAGTATTTCACTCAGGTCTATGATACAAGAGCAACAGCATGTAAATAatcaacagcaacaacagcagcaatCAATGCATAGAAACAGTATGGGTTCTAATAACACTAATAATGATCAGAATTTAATCAGCCATAGTTTACTAAACATGAGTCAGCAGATAAGATCACCGGCAATGTTCTCCATCAAAAGAACAGGGTCGCTGATGCATTCCGCTAGTAGGACAGCTAGTAATTTTGGAAAACAGGAAACGATATATGATTCAAATAGTCTGGATTCAAATGAAATAGGTAAAAAACTACCATTCACAAATGACGAAAGGATACAGATAGGAAGTAAGAAAGAATCTCCAACGGTGCCGAGAAtaagaaatgaaatagtGGATAATGCTACACCTACTGCTCTACGTGAGTTACCGGAAGTTATATCAGATTTGAAACCagaagacgaagatgaaattTCTCAAAAAGATTTAACTACACAAGCATTAAGGAAGCTGTCCAACTTTAAAGGGTCAAATTTGAATGAGGCATTCAGTGAGCATACGACGAGCACCGGTACTCCAACAACAAATGTATCTGAGAAtgagaaaggaaaaattaTGAGAGAGTCGAGTAACTTCTTAGTTGCAGATAAAAGCTCTCCATCTCCTATGAAAGCTTCATCGGAAGCGCCCAAGAAAACTGTAAAACTAAATGATCAGAGTAGTACTGATACTGATTTGAGCCGAACATCTAGTTCCAATATACTAAACTTCACGACAAACTCACACTCCatgatgaatatgaaaTTTGGTGATAGAAACATAACAGTTGAAAATAATCCAGAAATGACAACCAACACACATGCCCAAAACTTTATTGCAGATGCCAAGCAGCCACAGGTGAGAACGATAACTAAAATGCATTCTTTGGATATGTTACAAAAGCCAGTAAGATACAGGTCCAATTCCAATAACCCCACATTACAGAAACAGGGAGTAAACAGAAGGCATGCCAAACAGATCAATGATCCAAAAAAGCCACTTTATATGCCAGTGGTATTAAGAAATGTGGTTGAAACTAATATAACTAATGATGATCTGCAAGAGATCTCCCCTAGATTAAGTGGACGTACTACCCCAGCGGCTAACAAAAAGTCTCCCGGTTATAGAACAGACATTAATTATGCGGGTTCGCAAAAAAGTGGTACCTCAAATACTTCCTCTGTTGTAGAAACTTATAAAAGATACATTTCATCGTTTCTATTTCCGAACAGGCAACAGCAGGTAACAGATGATGCTATAAGCTCGATATTACACAAGAGAAATATTACTCCATCGACAATAGGATCTTATTCATCTTCAATTGTTTCTGCTACAAGTAGATCGCCTCAACTTCCGACTCGAACACATTGGATTCCTGACTCAAAAAGATCGGCATGTCATCAGTGCCATAAACTCTTCACCTTTTTTGATAGAAAACACCATTGCCGTCATTGTGGAGACATATATTGTCAAAAGCATCTACGGCATTGGTTATACCTAGATTCGGACGCTAAATTTGTTGTAGGAGGTGGCGGTGTTGGTACACTATCCAAGGTTTGTGATGCTTGCCACATAGAGTATGAGGATTTAGCAAGAACTAGCTTGACACCAAGCGTCGTTGTcccaaataaaaaatacgGGCCATTTTCCAATGGCATTGTGACAAAGAGCAATTTAAACGTAGAGATGAGTCTAGATTCTGCTTTATCGAGTGGGGAGCATTCTAAAGCAAAACCAATTGAAGTTGCAGGATCAGAGTCAGAAGACAAGCAGAATAAGAAAGACGAGCCGACTGTGAATAGCGTTGTAGGTTCAATACCTGCAGATTGGAATTGGAGCAGTTTTTAA
- the STT3 gene encoding dolichyl-diphosphooligosaccharide--protein glycosyltransferase subunit STT3 (CAGL0A00209g~Ortholog(s) have dolichyl-diphosphooligosaccharide-protein glycotransferase activity, role in protein N-linked glycosylation and oligosaccharyltransferase complex, plasma membrane localization) — MSSAVSDRQTVQWVLVVLKALVFMAIFGAAISSRLFAVINFESIIHEYDPWFNFRATKYLVSHSFHEFLNWFDDRTWYPLGRVTGGTLYPGLMTTSAFVWHMLRKIGLPVDIRNICVLFAPAFAGITAIATYQFTKELKDSSAGLLAAVFMAIVPGYISRSVAGSYDNEAISITLLMITFMFWIKAQKTGSIMHATFAALFYFYMVSAWGGYVFITNLIPLHVFILILMGRYNSRLYTAYSTWYAIGTLASMQIPFVGFLPIRSNDHMAALGVFGFIQIVAFGDFVKARVPAQKFKVISLVSLLVLMAVGILGLFGLTYFGLIAPWTGRFYSLWDTGYAKVHIPIIASVSEHQPVAWPSFFFDQHFLIWLFPAGVFLLFMDLKDEHVFVICYSVLCSYFTGVMIRLMLTLTPIVCVSAAIALSKIFDIYLDFSKRDADGKAVPSLDKPASILAKLVISGSFIFYLYLYVLHCTWVTKTAYSSPSVVLQTRDQVGNNIIIDDFREAYYWLRMNTAEDAKIASWWDYGYQIGGLADRTTLVDNNTWNNTHIAIVGKAMAAPEEVSYKLLKEHDVDYVLVIFGGVLGFGGDDINKFLWMIRISSGIWPDEIQEKNYFSDSGEYRVDAMASRAMRQSVMYKMCYQGFADLFPNGQAVDRVRNQQIDNSHVEPLDYFDEVFTSENWLVRVYKLKDEDPEGRELGDVGLINRHPATFRKNSLKKPELNMRIL, encoded by the coding sequence ATGTCGTCTGCTGTATCGGATAGGCAGACTGTGCAATGGGTACTCGTGGTGCTGAAGGCACTCGTTTTCATGGCGATCTTTGGTGCCGCTATCTCCTCCCGTTTATTTGCTGTGATCAACTTCGAGTCGATTATTCATGAATATGACCCTTGGTTCAACTTCAGGGCTACAAAATACCTGGTTTCACATTCGTTCCACGAGTTCTTGAACTGGTTCGACGATAGAACATGGTATCCATTGGGTAGAGTCACTGGTGGTACTTTGTACCCTGGTTTGATGACCACAAGTGCTTTTGTATGGCACATGCTGCGCAAGATCGGTCTACCTGTTGACATTAGAAACATCTGTGTGCTTTTTGCTCCTGCTTTCGCCGGTATTACCGCTATCGCAACTTACCAATTCACAAAGGAATTGAAGGATTCCTCCGCCGGTCTACTGGCTGCTGTGTTCATGGCTATTGTCCCAGGTTACATTTCCAGATCTGTTGCTGGTTCTTACGATAACGAAGCCATCTCAATTACTCTATTGATGATAACCTTCATGTTCTGGATCAAAGCACAAAAGACTGGGTCCATCATGCACGCCACTTTCGCTGCTTTGTTCTACTTTTACATGGTCTCAGCTTGGGGTGGTTACGTCTTCATTACTAACTTAATTCCATTACACGTTTTTATCCTTATCCTAATGGGCCGTTATAACTCTAGATTATACACTGCTTACTCCACTTGGTACGCAATTGGTACATTGGCTTCTATGCAAATTCCTTTTGTGGGTTTCTTGCCAATCAGATCTAATGACCATATGGCTGCCTTGGGTGTTTTCGGCTTCATTCAAATTGTTGCCTTTGGTGACTTCGTCAAGGCCAGAGTCCCCGCACAAAAGTTCAAGGTCATCTCCTTGGTTTCTTTATTGGTGTTGATGGCTGTAGGTATTTTGGGTTTGTTCGGTTTGACTTACTTCGGTTTGATTGCCCCATGGACTGGTAGATTTTACTCTCTTTGGGATACTGGCTACGCTAAGGTTCACATTCCTATCATTGCTTCTGTCTCCGAACATCAACCAGTAGCTTGGccatctttcttttttgacCAACACTTTTTGATCTGGTTGTTCCCAGCGGGTGttttcttgttgttcaTGGACTTGAAGGATGAGCACGTCTTTGTTATCTGTTATTCCGTACTCTGTTCATACTTCACTGGTGTTATGATTAGATTGATGTTGACTTTAACTCCAATTGTTTGTGTCTCTGCTGCTATTGctttatcaaaaatatttgatatctACTTAGATTTCTCAAAGAGAGATGCTGATGGTAAAGCCGTTCCAAGTTTGGACAAGCCAGCATCCATTTTGGCCAAGTTGGTTATCTCTGGTTCCTTTATCTTCTATCTATACCTGTACGTCCTACACTGTACCTGGGTCACTAAGACAGCTTACTCTTCTCCTTCTGTTGTCTTGCAAACCAGAGACCAAGTTGGtaacaatattattatcgATGACTTTAGAGAAGCCTATTACTGGCTAAGAATGAACACTGCTGAAGACGCTAAGATTGCCTCCTGGTGGGATTACGGTTACCAAATCGGTGGTCTTGCAGACAGAACCACTTTGGTTGACAACAATACCTGGAACAATACACATATCGCCATTGTCGGTAAAGCAATGGCTGCTCCAGAAGAAGTTTCTTATAAGTTATTGAAAGAACATGATGTTGACTACGTCCTTGTCATCTTTGGTGGTGTTTTAGGTTTCGGTGGTGACGATATCAATAAGTTCCTATGGATGATTAGAATCTCTAGTGGTATCTGGCCAGATGAGATCCAAGAAAAGAACTATTTCAGTGACTCAGGTGAGTACAGAGTTGACGCCATGGCCTCTAGAGCCATGAGGCAATCTGTGATGTACAAGATGTGCTACCAAGGCTTTGCAGACTTGTTCCCTAACGGGCAGGCCGTCGATAGGGTTCGTAACCAACAGATCGACAACTCTCACGTCGAGCCATTAGATTATTTCGATGAAGTCTTCACTTCCGAGAACTGGTTAGTCAGAGTATACAAGCTAAAGGATGAAGATCCAGAAGGTAGAGAACTAGGCGACGTCGGATTGATCAACAGACATCCAGCTACATTCAGAAAGAACTCTCTGAAGAAACCAGAACTCAACATGAGAATATTATAG